The DNA region CTAACGTCTTAGTAGATTTTTAACAGGGAATGAATACATTGAGACAGAGCCTAGCACCAAAGCTGCTTCACTGATGATAAATAATTATTAGGATCCACCTGTTTTGCAAATAATTATGCTCCATAGAAAGGTAGATGTAGATACGGTATAATACGGTATACTACAGGTGTAAATCACAATGTGGAGGGTGATGAGCTACTAGTGAAGCTCTTGGACTGCTTTTTTGCTAGTTATTgttatcattgttgttgttattgtcacTAATATTGATAAcaccattttaaattttaaagatTTAGGAAAGGAGTATaataaatgaaattaatttTAATCCAGACTTGTCTCACTGAACCTCTTAACATGATCaggtttcatttattctttctttagtttgaGTCGCTGCAGGATATCAGTGAACAGTTGTGACTTTCTGGCCtcggctctgaagtccaacccatCCTATCTGaaagttctggacctgagtcagaacttactgcaggattcaggagtgaggctgctctctgattttctcctgaatccactctgtaaactggagactctcaggtcagtagATACACCTGTGTTACACCTGTTACACCTGTGCGCGTGTGACACTCATGTCGAGCTCTCCAGAAATTTCCCCCATTTCTCTTTTATGAGCtggttttccctcctttcttgtTAGTTCTTCAACAACTCTGATTATATGACCATTTGTCTCTTTAGACTGAATGACTGCCGTTTATCAGAGCTTAGCTGTCGTTCTCTGGCCTTGGTTCTGAAGTCCAACACCTCCCAACTcagagttctggacctgagttggaatgAGCTGATAGACTTAGGAgtaaagctgctctgttctggactagagagtccaaactgtaaattGGAGACTCTTAGGTAAGTTCATAAATATCTGcagtcttttattcatttaaaacgtTCCCAGGTCTTGTCTGATCTCAAACAGGAATAagatcttttcatttttctttaaacaaatagaaaagaaacacCTGTAATCATGTGGCTCAGAAAACAGACTGAGAAACAGTCTGATGTCAGCAGAATGGTCTCATTTTAACATTGTAATTTAcagttaaagaaaataattttccaACTTGTATTTTATGTTCAGTGAAATTTGGGTTCAATATGTTGATCacgatttaaaaaacaacaacttgtgAATTCACACATTTGAGATTGTGCGGATAAGACGCCAAACAAGTTAGGTCAAGAGCTTTAAGATAAAGTTCATCTTATACTGGGGGGGGCATCACGGCATCAACATAAACCACATAACAGAAAATTCCCCCAAGGGGGGGTTGTACCTAGAACCTTTTGCTGTGCAGTGACGTCGCTAACCACCATGCATGCTAAACGTGTTTCATTTATCATTATTTAGATTGAAAAACTGCTATATATCAAAGAttagctgtggttctctggcccCAACTCTGAAGTCCAGCCGCTCccttctgagagaactggacctgagtggcaACAGCCTGatggattcaggagtgaagctgctctgttcagcactggagagtccaaactgtaaccTGGAGAGTCTTAGGTCAGTTCATGCGTCCGTACAGTCTGTCTTATATTCAGTTACAAAGACTTAACACAtcagattttaattattatgttttctttctttattgattgatatatttttatttcatacatgtagaaaaagaaaaaattgaaaaaacaattttgattgtaacaaatgctatataaataaagattgattgattgaagtttaagggctcgttggagaccctgtatgttcccacagtcggcacatctggtgatggtccagttgttgggatggccatgaagtcttcaccactaagggaagaagggatacgtggatctaaaccactgtgactcttggttaatttggccacagtgctgaaaagaaacctggggttgttcttattttcctcaattaaagaagaaaaataagctgttctagccttgtgaagggcctttttgtaaactaccggACAGTTTTTCCAGACAGCTTATGTTGGGATTTGTGATTAAAGAGAAAAGCTGAACTCACCTGATTATAATTAACATGATTTATTTGTCCTTTATCTAGTTTGAGGTACTGCAGGTTAACGAGCGTCAGCTGTGAGTCGCTGGCATCAGTTTTGAAGTCTAACACCTCCCTTCTGAGAGAACTGAACCTCAGTGAGAACAGTCTTCACGATttaggagtgaagctgctctgttctggacttgAGAGTCCAAACTGTCACCTGGAGATTCTCGGGTCAGTTCACGTGTCTTTCATTAATTTCAGAATGAGCTCAAACATGTTTCTatgtaaaagagaaaaagcaaaaacagaacGCATCCAGTTAAAATTaacatgttttgtttgttcttgatTTTAGATTGAATGAGTGCTTCTtatcaaatgtcagctgtgattCTCTGGTCGAAGCTCTGAAGTGCAACATCCAGCGCAGGTGGATGGTGAAAACTATTCTAGGTAGGTATTAATATGGTTTATGCTTTAATCCTGTATCAATGCTTGTTACTCTCAGTGTTTTTTCCCCATATGGGACACATGGTTGCGTATATCTAAATGCAGTTTGATTGAAATAAGTGGTTAttgttcatttctttcattattaATATGAAAAAATCCAAAACTCTAGGTGGGCAGCGTCATATCGCCCACTATTCCTCAGCTGCCTCTGCcttcccctcccatctgagagaactggacctgagtctgaaCATTCTGCAGGATTTGGGAGTGAAGGTGCTCTGTGATTTTCTCCAaaatccactctgtaaactggagactctcggGTTAGTTCAGCTGCACTTGGTCtttcattaatttaaaaagacTGAACGCATCTGATTTTTAactaacatgttttattttttcttttcttagttTGGttgactgcaggttatcagagttcagctgtgattggctggcctCAGTCTTAAAGTCCAACCCCTCCAGTCTTAGAGAACTGGATCTGAGTTGGAACGAGCTGAGGGATTCAGGAGTAAAGCTGCTCAGTTCTGGACTGGctagtccaaactgtaaactggagactctcaggtcagttcctAAATCTCTACAATCTGTCTTTCATTAATTAACAAGTACTGAACATATTTGATAATAACCAACACGTTATATTGATTTGTTTCTTAGTTTGACTGACTGCAGCTTatcacagagcagctgtgatgctctggcttcagctctgaagtccaacccctaCCATCTAAGAGAACTGGACCTTATGTGGAACAACCTGCATGAATCAGGAGCAAATTTGTCTCATCTTCTCCAAAGAGAAAGTATTTGATGACAAACGTTTAGTCCTGATTTCGATCAATTCAGGACCAAAACAGAAATTCCTGTTTGACTCTTTATCACTGAAGCTGTGACAGAAAAATGTTGGCAAGTCAAGTCTGCTGACTACAAGACCATCGTCGgcaaacagagaggaggtcagaAGCATCCTGGGGACATAACAATCTCAGCTACATCAAGCAGCTGATGGCTGACGAGAGCTGAAGGGTGGAGCTCCATCACTCTTTTAATTGATGTCTCTTGATGATACTATAAATCTGCTCAAAGTTGCATCTTGCTtgaagggagtttttcttttgtcagtgttgcttgttgggagtcAGGCCATGAGTTTCTGTAAACTACCTACAGATCATTTTGAATGCTATAAATAAAGCTCAATTTGAATTGGGAAGGCAGAGGTTGGTGTAGTACCTAATAATTTTACTCAAGTAGGGTTTTTGAAactctaaaataataatacagtgggacctctacttacgaaattaattggttccggaagttgtttcgtaacctgaaaattacgtatatagagacatgttttccatgtaaatgccctaatccgttccaagcccccaaaaattcggacataatttttttttataaatcataaaaatgcatcaaaacatgtaacaaatacaagttacaattagattactgcacaataaatgtaggaattcagtgcaaggtttctccaggaacaaaatgaactttattacaggctaatctttacaaataaaagttaaaggaaggcaacgctgggatacacacatacctgtacatattgacgtccctcctagccaatgggatgacaggacgatgctaggcgatagccaatggcagagcagctacaagcatgtttgcattcgctaaactccgcaagctgcgagtagcagtggtagcgtatttttgcctttcatatcctgaaatttcaagaggaaatattttcccgttgagacgtttcgtaacctgaaaattccgcgtgtagagacgttcgtaagtagaggtcccactctATAATAGTAAAAAGTAGTGATCCCATAAATTACTCAAGATTAAAAAGTTAGATTTGCTGAAAAGACTACTTAAAAACTGAGCGACTGGTTGAACCTAATGTCTAAACATACACGGGATCTCCATCGATCAActgaggtgggggagggggcggcaTGGGGGGAAACATTGGACATACCTGAACAGGCTTGACAGTAGACACATGAAGGATAGGGTGAATGTACATGGATCTGGGGAGGTGGAGTCTTACCGCTGCCGGGCTGATGATCTTCATGATGGAGAAAGGGCCAATGAATCCGGGAGCCAATTTCCTAGATTCCACTCGTAGGGGCAGATCCCTAGTGGAGAGCCAGACCTTCCAAACAACCTGGTAGACCGGAGCTGGGGGTCGGTGTTGAATGGCGGCGACAGAATAATGGTCAGCAGCACAAAGAAGGGATAAACTCGCTTGGTGCCATGTGCGACTACAGTGAAGGTAAAAGCAGAAGGACAAGTGATCTCCTTTTCAAGGGCAGGAAATAGCGGGGGTCGGTACTGATGACAGCACCGAAATGGTGAAAAACCAGTGGCCGAGCAAATGAAGGAGTTTTGGGCATTTTCAACCCACAGAAGCTGCTCCGACCAGGAGAAGGGATTGTCAGTCACCATGCAACGCAGggctgtctccatctcctggttCACATGCTCCATTTGCCCATTCGTTTGTGGGTGAAACCCAGAAGACAGACTGGCCAGAAATGGCTCGATGGACACAACTTTGTTCAAGATCTGTCAGTGTCTCAGCAACACACTCTCGTGAGATTTGACTTGATAACGGTTGGAAGAAACATTAAGCGACTAAAAGTAAATaattccttttttgtttgtttgttttttttgttttgtgaatgaACGGACAACTAACACAAATGAGGTTGGGTTCTTTCAACTATTGTAACGTCACCGCGTGAGGAAAATATAGATGCCACATTTAAGGGCGCGACCGCCTAACTTAGCCATGATGCACACCTAACTAATACATGTATGTCTACTGAAGTGGAATATCTATTCTTTATTAAAGTATATCTATGATTACAAatctctctgactctgactaCTTAACAGTGCAGAAGCCTAGTATTAATAAAACGACTCTATGTTATTTCTGATACCAGTCATTGCTATAATTGTTAAATGACCATGGTCTCCCTGTTTCCCCTGCTCCTTAGTAAACAGAAAAAGCATTTTCAGGTTGGAATATCAATTTTAACCAGTTAGGAGAGGGAATTAATTTAGGGTAAAGAATAAACAAGTGAATTTGGAAGTGATAATATAGAGAGAAATCAAAATGGTATAAAAAACAGAGACAATTGGACATGTAACAATATAAATTTGGTGTTTGATAGAAagtatatttctttctttactAAAGAGCTGATTAGATGGAAACTCCTATTACTGAACAACAACtcaatgtttaatcaaaatatAGAGTTTTACTTTTACAAAAAGTAGAGGTCGATTCCAGCAACTTGTGTTGGAAAATGACCAGAGTAAGTAAgttatgtagtgtgtgtgtgtgtgtgtgtgtgtgtgtgtgtgtgtgtgtgtgtgtgttttgtgttcaaaaaccatcttctctgctgtctggcctacaaaaaaaaaagtaatttaagcACAATGTGACTCTTTCAATATTTTCAAGAGGGTTCTGATCTAAAAGGTTTGAGCCATTGATGTATGCCCTCTTCTCTGTGTCAGGATTTCCACTGTGGACACAAGACAAAGCAGTGTCCAGAATATTAATCAATCAGACATTTAAGGTGTTTCTCCATCTGAACGGATCAACAACTAAACAGACTGTCACACCAACAACACTCACCATTGATCTCAACAAAGCATTGGCAGCACTGCTGCTCTGAAGTCTGATGGCAGGACTCATGGTGGACCTGCGCTCCTTCATGAAGAGCATGAATGCATTCAGAGGCTTCTTGATGTAAACCTGCTTCTTCTCGGATCCTTTGGTCCATTTTTTGCTCTTTACTGAAAACATAGAcaaatgtgtgtgatgatgattcTCAAATATTCAAGCACATTTCAGACACCAGGCAGATAAGTGCGGTCAAAGACCTGCAGACTCAATGTGACCCAAGTAGGAGCATGgattattatggtctgtacAGCAGATCCTGAGATTATAGTCAGTTCAAACAAGTTTACTCGTGACTTTGACACGTttccagaaagagaaaaacaggaaaacactggaCGGCGCCCACGGTTCGATCCCGGTTGGGAGGAGACCACGTAATCAAACAGATTTGATTTGAGGTGAAGTAACCGTTGAGCCAAGCCAGTGCAGAGACCATTAGCAGAAACAGAATTTATGTCGCTGACTCGAAGCAGCGCGTTGTGATTAGACATCAGCGTAAAGTTTAGTCTGCTCTTGattgtcaggaggagcaggagcagcgaggaCTGAAGGAGAGCATGATGAAATTTGAAATCCTCTTCAAACCTTTAAATGCATCCAAAGAGACACATGAGTTATTTTCGCTTCCAGCTGCGTTAGGAAACTGAGTCTCTGCTCCAGAACTCCAGGGAGCATCATGGCTGAAGCATCCTTGGACTGAAATTGATGAAACAGCAACAGATCAGGTCACCTTTGAATGTTCATCTACAGTCTTTCACTCTTAGGACCAACATCACCACATAGTTACGATCAAACTCCAACATTTTCTCagacaaatgtttcattccaTCAGCGTTGGTGACTTACTGTgtgtgcagaagcagcagggctGCCAAAAGGGGGTATGTAGGAAGGACTTCCAGGCTGATAAAGGGACTGTGGAGACACGGGGGATCTGCTGTTACTACTGAATTTGAAAATCACGTCAGAGTACCGGTACCTTTgccttctttattttaatggatACAAAACtactttaaaatttaaacttcagcagcacgtgtgtgtgtatgtgtgtgtgaatgatgtCAGAAATCAGTTATGTTATAATAAACtgagtgtgtctgcagcagcacagccatcaTTGATTAGTATGTTGATCAATGAGGGAACTGATGACAGCCCACCTGCCCCTGGTTCCAGCCATGTAGGGATAGAAGAAGCTGTCAACACATGGCGAGTTGCACACAGTCATGAAGGAAGCTGCTCCCTGGTGGGTAGAGTTGTCATTTCCCCGTTCTGAACCGTCTGGAGGTCAGTAAATGTGAGAGGAGAAGCAAGcccgctgctgctaataataatTAACTCGATCGGAACACAAATCTGGCTATGGCTGGCTCGGTGTACCAGTGAAATATTTCTTCATACGTATCATTTTTTTCACGCAACCTCCTCAAAAAGCAGGAAGATGACGACAACGTCACATTGGTGCAGTTATCAGTATTAACGTTGAACGTTTATCCAACTCTCCGCCTTGGACCGATGTCATAACAAGTCAAGAAGATAGTGTCGCACTTTAATGGTTCGGGGAGACACAGACTTCCGCAATAAAGACTGGAGGATGCGGGCAGCGATCCTCTACCTCTCGCATGCTAAGAATCTTTTTAGTTCAGGCTCTTACATAAGCTTAAATTTGTAATCAGTGCATAATGTCAatttctttctgtcctcttgcCGACAacctacaaaacaaaaacttccTGGAGGATGCGGGCATCGATCCCGCTACCTCTCGCATgctaagcgagcgctctaccaTTTGAGCTAATCCCCCTTGTACGTAGACACGTGCAGGCGTTCACCATTTGCGCTGATGACCAATCACAACGCGCTGCTTCGTGTCAGCAACATaaattctgtttctgctgttggtCTTTGCACTGGTTTAGCTCAGCGGTTACTTCACCTCAAATCGAATCTGTTTGATTACGTGGTCACCTCCCAACCGGGATCGAACCGCGGGCGCCATCCAGTGTTTTCcctgcttttccctttttggaAACGTGTCAAAGACAACAAACCATTTAATCCGACTTTATCTGCATGTTCACCGTAATAAAGTGCAGGTTCGAATCACCTCGCTGTTGTTGCAATTATCTTCTCCCTCCCGTGTACCCGGAGGGAACCCAGGCAGACAGAGGAAATCCACTCTAAAAAGACACCGAGGTGATTCGAAGCTACACTTTATTACGGTGAACAGGCAGATAAAGTCGGATTAAACGGTTTGTTGAATTTGACACGTTTccagaaagagaaaagcaggGAAAACACTGGACGGCGCCCGCGGTTCGATCCCGGTTGGGAGGAGACCACGTAATCAAACAGATTTGATTTGAGGTGAAGTAACCGCTGAGCCAAGCCAGTGCGGGGGCAGTTAGCAGAAACAGAACTTATGTCGACCTCGCTGACACGAAGCGTTGTAATTGAATATCAGTGCCTGGTATGGTAAGATAGAAAGATAGATGTAGATAAGACAGGTCAGGTGTGTACAAGGGGGATCAGCTCAAATGGTAAAACACGTGACCTGTTTTTATCTACATCTATCCTACAAAACACAACTTGCTGGAGGATGCGGGCATCGATCCCGCTACCTCTCGCATgctaagcgagcgctctaccaTTTGAGCTAATCCCCCTTGTATACACGTGACCTGTTTTGTCTACATGTATGAATGTAGAATATACGTAGACACGTACAGGCGTTCACCGTTTGCGCTGATGACCAATCACAATGCGCTGCTTCGTGTCAGCGACATAAGTTCTGTTTCTGCTACTGGTCTCTGCACTGGCTTAGCTCAGCGGTTACTTCTGTTCTACTCGAATCTGTTGATTACGTGGTCCTCTCCCAACCGGGATCGAACCGCGGGCGCCATCCAGTGTTTTCCCTACTTTTCCCTTTTTGGAAACGTGTCAAAGACAACAAACCATTTAATCCGACTTTATCTGCACGCTCACCGTAATAAAATGCTCAAAtggtagagcgctcgcttagcATGCGAGAGGTAGCGGGATCGATACCCGCATCCTTCAGAAAGTTTGTTTTGTAGATTGTCGgcaagaggacagaaagaagtGTTAATAAATTGACATTATGAACTGATTGTCAATTTAATCTAATGTAAGATCCTGAATTAAAAAAATTCTGAAAATTGAATATTGCTTGTAGAGTATTTCAACATCAAAAAGTTTCCATCtcgtcttttttttattttagttttgtctTTCAAATGATGAATCATTTTGGCCCTCTATGAACAGCGTAAACTCTCTACATAAAGCCATTCATGTCATGTCCTGTTGGACCTCTATGCCTCCTCTATGCATCCTCAACCCATCACTTGTACTAATTAAAgtggacttttcttttttaagtggCCAAAACTGCACAGCTAAAAAGCCAATGAAATCCTCTATCCTCAGGGCCTTACTCTACCTTGTCAGGTAAaataacaggaagtgcagcacaAATGAGTGATACAAATGATTTAATAGCATTTAGAATACATAGTGCATGAAAGACACATTTGAAGGAATAGAAAAGCTGTAATGGTGATTAGTTGCATTGAAACGCATGAAGAATAAAGACGAGAGCTTTCTTTAACTTGCCTGTTTCCATATCTAATGACTGCTTCATTCCACTCGCTGGACATAAAGTGCTATGTTGCTGAGCTACAGTGAAGTTTGGCGAGGACGATAGCTAGTCTCTTGCTCATAAAGTGTATAAATATATGCATACGAGTGGTTTACACTTTGGATTGAGTGTTAAAACTATTTTCAAAGTGGGGCAAAATGATAACATTTAAAGTAGCTAGAGCAGCTTATGATTCACTCTTCTGTAGCTGATGACCCTCAAGATTCTGACCACTGGTCCAGGAGAACACTCAGATGTCagctatatatacacacactgtctcaGGAAACGAGCAGTCAATGTTGTATCCACTGGTCATCAAAAGATTACCACAAACGTGATTGTATATAAATGTAGAACTTGTTAAGTGTCTTTAAACTCTAAAAATCCAAGAGGCATATATGAACTACAATTAGGGAGGAAAGCAACAGACTTACACATTAACAATGATTTAGACTCATTAATGATGAAGGTTTTAGAACAGCAGAAAATAACCCAGCTGTTATTTACAAAAGAGTAGAACATCCATTTGATCTCAATGAAATACTGATTGTAAACAGCCACAAATTACAATGAAACGTACACAGTAACCTGTGTAATCTGAGTCATTTTGTCTTGATCTACATGCCGATTGTGTGCTTTATGATGACACTCACATGTTTCAAATAATTCCTATATTAGAGACGATTGTGAATATATGTCCTTTTTAGACTGTTTGATTGGAAAGTTTTACGCTTTTAAAAGATCTATAATTGGGCCACATTAACAGGTTTTACATTGCAGCCAAAGGCACCATTAAAATAATTAGTTTATCTCTAAGACCAATTTGTAAATGTCTGACAAAAATGGCCTCAAAGGCTTTAAAGGAATCTTTTCCACCAATAAGTTTAAAGAATTTTACATATTCAGATTTACTGAATGAGAAGCTGTGACATGACCAAATACGTGCTTCAGCAGGAATGTACAATGCATTAATATTAGAAATATGACACATTGTTCAGATGGAAACGTACTGCAAAAATATGAAAGCAATCATGACAACAGTTGCTAGAGAATAATAACAGTAAAGGAGGATTCTGTTTAGGAGATGATGCAGCCTGTGTCTTTCTGCGGTTTCAAATCCGGTTCCTTCActggtttcacctcctcttccttggGTTTTGCCTACATAAAACGCAACGAAAGCAGCAATGAAACACAATGCTCTGCGACAAAATCTAAACCTGAGTAACAACGGAGAATGAGCTTCAGGACCTTGTCATTTTTGGCACCCTTGGTCAGGTCAAAGGTGCCATACACTTGTGGCGTGCACTGCTCACTGAGCGGCGGCAACTCGAAAGCAACTGGCTCCACCAAGCCATAACTGGCCTTCAGTTCCAGCAGAGGCGGCTCCACTGGGACTTTGTGGAAATATCTGAGGAAATATATGCAGAGTCAGTTACACCGTGACATTTCAGCGATTTAAGCAGCAGCTAAGGAACCAATAGTTCTCTGTAAAATATGGCATTTATATTAGCGGACACCAGGGGGAGACAAAGAATTGTTTAGCTTTAAGTCAGTGAGCTCTCAAGTCCTCCTCAAATATGCGAGTACAACTGAATATCCACGACTGCTCAACAGTTACTGACATcaccacaaagaaaaaaaaaaggaaaagagtgTTTGGCTTCGCTCTAAGCGGTTGATCGTTTGCATAAAGAGTTTCCGGAGTATGTGCATGTGAATGTGAATacactgtactgtactgtagtgACTCACATGAAGCCGTTTTCTCTCTGACACTTGTCcagggtgtttttaatgaggCCGCCCAGTTTGAGAAAGAACTGCTGCTCCGATGGTTTCGCTGTTGTGCCCGGGCCTTTAGTCTGACGGTACTCTTTGCACAGCTCTTCTGCCCGGGAGTAACCTAAACAGAGAGTTCCGCACGTTAATGCAGCACAAATTAAAGCAGTAAAAATGAGATTTCTCATTTCCCGGTTATGAGAAACCATCCAGAAATAGCACTGCTGCCGAGGCACTCAGGAAACACCTGTGTCGTGACCTATGTGCTCGCAGCTCACGACACACGTCTCAAGACACCCTGGGTTTTCTACTAGCTCCTGAAAACCCTTTTAGACTCAATAGAGTTCCATCTGGTTTTAGATACTGAAATTGCTGGAGCACAGAATTAAAGCTGTGTAAAATCCAGTACGTACACTTTTCTGCCTCCTGGAGAGATCTTATTGCCTCCCCACACTTGTCGCCTGCCAGCAGGGTTTGCCCATGGTAGCAGTACGCCTGCAAATAGCAGAATTGGGAGAACAAATAACCATGaaatacatgtttttaaaaagataatcaGTTTCTGCAAGGCATGTTGAGGCAGGTGGGATCATTAGTAAGTGGAACTTCCTTTTACTTACATAAGCCATGTAAAagtgctgcttcagctgcagatATTTCCTCCACTTGCTGCTATACTCAGGGTCcagtgtgttcagtgtgtgatcTGTGGATAGAAATGCCGTTCTGGTCAAAACGAGCTGTGCTATTTGAACACGAGTTCATGGAGATGTGACAACTTCACTCTTAGAAAAAGCTTTCAACAGTAATTCTGACTTTAAAGCATCTTTTTTGGACATAGGGTCAGTCTCATATGGATATATGCTTTTTCAGGCAGGAGCACTAATA from Takifugu rubripes unplaced genomic scaffold, fTakRub1.2, whole genome shotgun sequence includes:
- the LOC101067796 gene encoding ribonuclease inhibitor-like, yielding MFLFNYALNSNPSNLRVLDLGQNFLQNSGVKRLRSFLLNPLCKLETLRLNDCRLSELSCRSLALVLKSNTSQLRVLDLSWNELIDLGVKLLCSGLESPNCKLETLRLKNCYISKISCGSLAPTLKSSRSLLRELDLSGNSLMDSGVKLLCSALESPNCNLESLSLRYCRLTSVSCESLASVLKSNTSLLRELNLSENSLHDLGVKLLCSGLESPNCHLEILGLNECFLSNVSCDSLVEALKCNIQRRWMVKTILGGQRHIAHYSSAASAFPSHLRELDLSLNILQDLGVKVLCDFLQNPLCKLETLGLVDCRLSEFSCDWLASVLKSNPSSLRELDLSWNELRDSGVKLLSSGLASPNCKLETLSLTDCSLSQSSCDALASALKSNPYHLRELDLMWNNLHESGANLSHLLQRESI